From a single Campylobacter concisus genomic region:
- a CDS encoding Rrf2 family transcriptional regulator translates to MQIGIKFSTAIHVVLAACFFKDEKVTSEFIAGSINTNPVIVRRLLCTLKAAGLVNVAAGVGGVSLAKEPKDLTLLQ, encoded by the coding sequence ATGCAAATAGGGATTAAGTTTTCAACCGCGATCCATGTAGTTTTAGCAGCTTGTTTTTTCAAAGACGAGAAAGTCACGAGCGAATTTATAGCAGGTAGTATAAATACAAATCCGGTCATAGTTAGGCGCCTGCTTTGCACTCTAAAGGCTGCAGGGCTCGTAAATGTCGCAGCCGGAGTTGGTGGTGTGAGTCTTGCGAAAGAGCCAAAAGATCTAACCCTCCTTCAAA
- a CDS encoding NAD(P)-dependent oxidoreductase yields MYKDIFELTKADLAGFDAVISAFAAWSEETFPLHKKVAAHLINLLEGASTRLIVVGGAGTLFVDDKDTMVMDTPDFPAAYMGVAKATAESYFELKGRSDLLWTYVSPAGDYDANGAHTGKYVLGGDNLILNSKNESYISYADLVLAIIDELKNKNFIQKRFTAVGERA; encoded by the coding sequence ATTTACAAAGATATTTTCGAGCTTACAAAGGCTGATCTAGCAGGCTTTGATGCTGTTATCAGTGCATTTGCAGCATGGAGTGAAGAAACCTTCCCACTTCACAAAAAAGTGGCCGCTCACCTTATAAATTTACTAGAAGGCGCTAGCACAAGGCTTATCGTAGTTGGCGGCGCTGGTACGTTATTTGTTGATGACAAGGACACAATGGTGATGGATACGCCAGACTTCCCAGCTGCATATATGGGCGTGGCAAAAGCGACTGCGGAGTCTTATTTTGAGCTAAAAGGTAGGAGCGATTTGCTTTGGACATACGTAAGCCCAGCAGGCGACTACGACGCAAATGGTGCTCATACTGGTAAATACGTGCTTGGTGGAGATAATCTCATCTTAAACTCAAAAAATGAGAGCTATATAAGTTATGCAGACCTTGTGCTTGCGATCATAGACGAGCTAAAAAACAAAAATTTTATACAAAAACGCTTCACAGCAGTTGGCGAGCGAGCATGA
- a CDS encoding cupin domain-containing protein, producing the protein MKNFQVAKIANAPRVELKEALNLTGCEVSINELPANVNVPFVHAHKQNEELYIITEGDGELFIDGEVIKVSKGDAVRIDPDGKRCFKAGKNGIKMICIQTKRGSLEQYTMSDGVIVDDVKPSWL; encoded by the coding sequence ATGAAAAATTTTCAAGTTGCAAAGATCGCAAATGCGCCAAGAGTCGAACTAAAAGAGGCTTTAAATTTAACTGGCTGTGAAGTATCTATAAACGAGCTTCCAGCAAATGTGAACGTGCCATTTGTCCATGCGCACAAGCAAAACGAGGAGCTTTACATCATCACTGAGGGCGATGGCGAGCTTTTTATCGACGGCGAAGTGATAAAAGTAAGCAAAGGTGACGCGGTGCGCATAGATCCAGATGGTAAAAGGTGCTTTAAAGCTGGCAAAAACGGCATCAAAATGATCTGCATCCAGACAAAACGCGGTAGCCTAGAGCAATACACAATGAGTGATGGCGTGATAGTTGATGACGTAAAGCCAAGCTGGCTCTAA
- a CDS encoding ABC transporter six-transmembrane domain-containing protein, which produces MQKNAFKTLKSIATEHNKKLILTFTLVLAENGLFLAYPIFAGFAINAIMHGNTLNALIYALFVLIAWLVGAIRRRVDTQVFANIYAKLAVNVIMNEKQNAKDDSAIIARVALSREFVNFFEMHFPMFFTSVISIIGSAFMLIFVEPKVAVACFAVMIAFLIFLPRYIKKNDDLYLRLNDHLEKEAKVIGVFNKSTLNRHYDVVSKFRIAISNREAMSYFIIGISASLLFLVAIIVLSSQQTNAGHIYSVMTYIWNFVISLDDSPKLIEEFSNLKDIGKRIDAQKKDNDAQQERS; this is translated from the coding sequence TTGCAAAAGAACGCCTTTAAAACGCTAAAGAGCATAGCGACCGAGCATAACAAAAAGCTCATTTTGACCTTTACTTTGGTGCTAGCAGAGAACGGACTTTTTCTAGCCTACCCGATATTTGCGGGCTTTGCGATCAACGCAATCATGCATGGAAATACGTTAAATGCCCTCATTTACGCACTTTTTGTGCTCATAGCGTGGCTTGTAGGAGCCATTAGGCGCCGCGTGGATACGCAAGTTTTTGCAAATATCTACGCAAAGCTTGCTGTAAACGTCATCATGAATGAAAAACAAAATGCCAAAGACGACTCCGCCATTATCGCCAGAGTAGCGCTCTCGCGAGAGTTTGTAAATTTCTTTGAGATGCATTTTCCTATGTTTTTTACATCGGTTATTTCGATCATCGGCTCAGCGTTTATGCTCATCTTTGTCGAGCCAAAGGTCGCTGTGGCGTGCTTTGCCGTGATGATCGCTTTTCTTATATTTTTACCAAGATATATCAAGAAAAATGACGACCTTTATCTTCGCTTAAATGACCACCTAGAAAAAGAGGCAAAAGTGATAGGTGTTTTTAACAAAAGCACGCTAAATAGGCACTACGACGTCGTTTCTAAATTTCGTATAGCGATCTCAAATAGGGAGGCAATGAGCTATTTTATCATCGGCATTAGCGCTTCGCTGCTCTTTTTGGTGGCGATAATAGTGCTAAGCTCGCAGCAGACAAATGCCGGCCACATCTACTCTGTGATGACCTATATATGGAATTTCGTCATCAGCCTTGACGACTCGCCAAAGCTCATCGAGGAATTTTCAAATTTAAAAGATATAGGCAAGAGGATCGACGCCCAAAAGAAGGATAATGATGCACAACAAGAGCGTTCTTAG
- a CDS encoding cation diffusion facilitator family transporter encodes MHNKSVLRNSFFLIFTFMIVEAVFGFVSNSLALISDAFHMLSDAAALFLSLMAFKISEKRANLQKTFGYKRVEIIAAFINAIALIALAIFVIVEAIIRLFSEPEIEAKTMIFVSILGLAVNLVVAIYMHKSADTKENLNMKGAYLHVLGDTLGSVGAIVAALLVMKFNFTQADSIASIFVSLLIIKSGASLLKDSFNILIEAVPLKLDTDEILGVIKGVDGVKIVHDLHIWAINAGTNALIAHVVVDDALSVAEISKMINHIEHELSHVGIGHVTLQFESESLGHKNGLICELKSAHKDEHFGHHH; translated from the coding sequence ATGCACAACAAGAGCGTTCTTAGAAATTCATTTTTTCTAATTTTCACGTTTATGATAGTTGAGGCTGTTTTTGGCTTCGTTTCAAACTCGCTTGCGCTCATTAGCGACGCATTTCACATGCTCTCAGATGCTGCGGCTCTCTTTTTGTCGCTCATGGCGTTTAAAATTTCAGAAAAAAGGGCAAATTTACAAAAGACCTTTGGCTACAAAAGGGTCGAGATCATCGCTGCTTTCATAAATGCTATCGCTCTTATCGCGCTGGCTATCTTTGTCATAGTCGAAGCTATCATTAGGCTTTTTAGCGAGCCAGAGATAGAGGCTAAAACGATGATTTTTGTTAGTATTTTGGGTCTTGCGGTAAATTTAGTCGTGGCTATTTATATGCATAAAAGTGCTGATACAAAAGAAAATTTAAATATGAAAGGTGCTTATTTGCACGTGCTTGGCGACACGCTTGGCTCAGTTGGCGCTATCGTCGCAGCGCTTCTTGTGATGAAATTTAACTTCACGCAGGCCGATAGCATCGCAAGTATCTTTGTCTCGCTACTCATTATAAAAAGTGGCGCTAGCTTGCTAAAAGATAGCTTTAATATCCTGATAGAAGCCGTGCCGCTTAAGCTTGATACGGATGAAATTTTAGGCGTTATAAAGGGCGTAGATGGCGTTAAAATCGTGCATGACCTGCATATCTGGGCGATAAATGCTGGCACAAACGCGCTCATAGCCCACGTGGTGGTGGATGATGCGCTAAGCGTGGCTGAAATTTCAAAGATGATAAACCACATCGAACACGAGCTTTCTCACGTTGGTATCGGTCATGTCACGCTTCAGTTTGAGAGCGAGAGTCTTGGACACAAAAATGGTCTCATCTGCGAGCTAAAAAGCGCGCATAAAGACGAGCATTTTGGGCATCATCACTAA
- a CDS encoding restriction endonuclease subunit S — translation MAIQSVEPNVAYMINSELKSYKLDIKMEQESLNSEIDNALQEYASKGGGKGGNKPDAKLLLQDKSLNFYPVLIEYKGYEDKLEKLDADGNVENRTAKNEPNFKNIKEYAVNGAIHYANALLHHTSYTDIIAIGVTGFKDNKGKLQIKIGVYYVSKSNLGIGQKVGDFSDLSFLKGSNFDEFAKSLKDINLSHDELEKIKQKREKEIDTSLVKLNNDIYNNEKGLGENDRVYLVAASIIATLGIPGRVAPLEKSQLKSSPEQGNTDGEILTRKIKAFLECKNIPTDKKELILRTLSNTILSENINKISDGQTQLKRVFCKIVDDLGIYYKIGLTTDFTGKLFNEMYSWLGFSQDKLNDVVLTPSYIATLLVRLARVNKDSYVWDFATGSAGLLVAAMNEMMKDAKATINSPQELKQKELKIKAEQLLGLEILPSIYMLAVLNMIMMGDGSSNILNKDSLSDFNGEYGFGDIKEKFPATAFVLNPPYSAPGNGMVFVETALNMMSKGYAAIIIQNSAGSGRAREFNKKILKHNTLVASIKMPTDLFVGKSSVQTNIYVFKVGEKHEKDEMVKFIDFSNDGYARSNRKKASNNLKIADRAHERYDELVNLVRFGASKLEIFTQNEYYEATIDPNNGADWNKSRPVDTMPTLADFKKSVSDYLSWEVSQILKKDSPKQRVISRNLENLEREFRSNGGEFREYKVTNLFNYSRGTRLIKSNRQDGKYPLVTAGEFNQGVKGFIEPNTQKIYNNAITIDMFCNAFVHLDDFCCDDNILVLQSKNPINHKALFYIATVMNMDKYKFGYGKQYRMNSLEAHKILLPTLGGEINFSFMEKFIEELERERVEELDAYLRATGLKNYELTQSEKTALAKFDEFSRRGMAKEFKIGDLFKVVSNPQLNKKSFHFSDNGEYPYFTRTVLNNGIAGYVDYLDEKHKINGNSLAVGMLGMQFFYMKKDFYAGQFTKTIYPKFDNFNKDIAQYFICWLNKKQNFYQSHLVRDFERLFNETKILLPISEDGEINYKFIKDFIKAIEKLVIKDIVLWADKKIEATKKVVNKA, via the coding sequence ATGGCAATCCAAAGTGTAGAACCAAATGTGGCATATATGATAAATTCAGAGCTCAAATCATATAAACTTGATATCAAAATGGAACAAGAGAGCTTAAATAGTGAGATAGATAATGCCTTACAAGAATATGCTTCTAAGGGAGGTGGCAAAGGTGGCAACAAACCTGATGCTAAACTACTCTTGCAAGATAAGAGCTTAAATTTTTATCCTGTATTGATTGAATACAAAGGCTATGAAGATAAGTTAGAAAAACTAGACGCCGACGGCAATGTAGAAAATCGCACCGCCAAAAATGAACCAAATTTTAAAAATATAAAAGAATACGCTGTAAATGGAGCGATCCACTATGCAAATGCTCTGCTTCACCATACAAGCTATACTGACATCATCGCCATTGGCGTCACTGGTTTTAAAGACAACAAAGGCAAACTTCAAATAAAAATCGGAGTCTATTATGTTTCAAAGTCAAATTTAGGTATAGGTCAAAAAGTTGGCGACTTTAGCGACCTTTCATTTTTAAAAGGATCAAATTTTGATGAATTTGCAAAAAGCCTAAAAGATATAAATTTATCACACGATGAGCTTGAAAAGATAAAACAAAAGCGCGAAAAAGAGATCGATACAAGCCTAGTAAAGCTAAATAATGATATTTATAATAACGAAAAAGGACTTGGCGAAAACGACCGCGTCTATCTAGTCGCAGCCTCTATCATCGCTACTCTTGGCATACCTGGCAGGGTCGCTCCACTAGAAAAATCGCAACTAAAATCTTCACCAGAGCAAGGCAACACTGATGGCGAAATTTTAACGAGAAAGATAAAAGCTTTTCTAGAGTGCAAAAATATTCCAACAGATAAAAAAGAGCTCATTCTTCGCACACTCTCAAACACGATTTTGTCTGAAAATATAAATAAAATTTCAGATGGACAAACACAACTTAAAAGAGTATTTTGCAAAATAGTTGATGATTTGGGAATTTATTACAAAATCGGGCTCACCACTGATTTTACTGGCAAGCTATTTAACGAAATGTATTCATGGCTTGGTTTTTCGCAAGATAAATTAAACGACGTTGTTCTTACTCCCTCATATATTGCTACGCTTTTAGTGCGCCTTGCACGGGTAAATAAAGATAGCTATGTTTGGGACTTTGCCACAGGCTCAGCTGGACTTTTAGTAGCCGCTATGAATGAGATGATGAAAGACGCCAAAGCTACTATAAATTCACCTCAAGAACTCAAACAAAAAGAGCTAAAGATAAAAGCAGAACAACTTTTAGGACTTGAAATTCTTCCATCTATTTATATGCTAGCAGTTTTAAATATGATAATGATGGGTGACGGAAGCTCTAATATCTTAAACAAAGATAGTTTAAGTGATTTTAATGGTGAATATGGCTTTGGAGATATTAAAGAGAAATTTCCCGCAACCGCTTTTGTGCTAAATCCGCCATATTCTGCGCCTGGAAATGGCATGGTCTTTGTAGAAACTGCTTTAAATATGATGAGTAAAGGCTACGCCGCCATAATCATACAAAACTCAGCTGGTAGCGGAAGAGCACGTGAATTTAATAAAAAAATTTTAAAACACAACACCCTTGTCGCGAGTATCAAAATGCCAACCGATCTTTTCGTCGGCAAATCAAGCGTGCAAACAAATATCTACGTCTTTAAAGTAGGCGAAAAGCACGAAAAAGATGAAATGGTTAAATTTATTGACTTTTCAAACGACGGCTACGCAAGGTCAAATCGTAAAAAAGCGAGTAATAATTTAAAAATCGCCGACCGCGCACACGAACGCTACGATGAGCTGGTAAATTTGGTGCGTTTTGGCGCAAGTAAGCTTGAAATTTTCACGCAAAACGAATATTACGAAGCAACGATTGATCCGAACAATGGCGCTGACTGGAATAAATCTCGTCCAGTCGATACTATGCCGACGCTAGCGGATTTTAAAAAGAGCGTAAGCGATTATCTAAGCTGGGAAGTATCGCAAATTTTAAAAAAGGATAGTCCCAAGCAAAGAGTAATTTCGAGAAATTTAGAGAATTTGGAGCGTGAATTCAGGTCAAACGGCGGGGAATTTAGGGAATATAAAGTCACAAATTTATTCAATTACAGCAGAGGAACAAGATTAATCAAAAGCAATAGGCAAGACGGAAAATACCCGCTCGTAACAGCAGGAGAATTTAATCAAGGCGTAAAGGGTTTTATAGAACCAAATACGCAAAAAATTTACAACAATGCAATCACAATTGATATGTTTTGTAATGCTTTTGTGCATTTAGATGATTTTTGTTGCGATGATAATATCTTAGTTTTGCAAAGCAAAAATCCAATAAACCATAAAGCCTTATTCTATATAGCAACCGTGATGAACATGGATAAGTATAAATTCGGATATGGGAAGCAATACAGAATGAATAGCTTAGAAGCCCACAAAATCCTTTTGCCGACGCTAGGCGGTGAGATAAATTTTTCCTTTATGGAAAAATTTATCGAAGAGCTCGAGCGCGAACGCGTCGAAGAGCTCGACGCGTATTTACGCGCCACTGGGCTTAAAAATTATGAATTAACACAATCAGAAAAAACCGCTCTTGCCAAATTCGACGAATTTAGCCGACGGGGGATGGCGAAGGAATTTAAAATCGGCGATTTATTTAAAGTTGTCTCAAACCCACAACTTAATAAAAAAAGTTTTCATTTTAGCGATAATGGTGAATACCCATATTTTACAAGAACGGTTTTAAATAATGGAATAGCAGGATATGTTGATTATTTAGATGAAAAGCATAAAATCAATGGCAATTCACTAGCTGTTGGGATGCTTGGAATGCAATTTTTCTATATGAAAAAGGATTTTTACGCAGGTCAATTTACGAAAACGATTTATCCGAAATTTGATAATTTTAATAAAGATATAGCTCAATATTTTATATGTTGGCTTAATAAAAAACAAAATTTTTATCAAAGTCACTTAGTCCGTGACTTTGAAAGATTATTTAATGAGACAAAAATTTTACTTCCAATAAGCGAAGATGGTGAGATTAACTACAAATTTATAAAAGATTTCATAAAAGCCATCGAAAAACTGGTTATAAAAGACATCGTGCTTTGGGCTGACAAAAAGATAGAAGCAACCAAAAAAGTCGTTAATAAAGCCTAG
- the lepA gene encoding translation elongation factor 4, whose product MKNIRNFSIIAHIDHGKSTLADRLIQECGAVSDREMSSQIMDTMDIEKERGITIKAQSVRLNYALNGQNFVLNLIDTPGHVDFSYEVSRSLASCEGALLVVDASQGVEAQTIANVYIALENNLEIIPVINKIDLPAADPARVKDEIEHIIGLDCSGAIEVSAKTGVGIKELLEAIITRIPAPNGDANKPTKALIYDSWFDNYLGALALVRVYDGEISKNDEILVMGTGKKHIVLDLMYPNPIAPIKTKTLSAGEVGIVVLGLKNVSDVQVGDTITQARNPLKEPVGGFERAKPFVFAGLYPIETDKFEDLRDALDKLKLNDSSISYEPETSVALGFGFRVGFLGLLHMEVVKERLEREFDLDLIATAPTVTYEVIQTDGLNLKIQNPSQLPPVNKIDSILEPYVKATIITPSEFLGNIITLLNNRRGIQTKMDYITTDRVLLEYDIPMNEIVMDFYDKLKSSTKGYASFDYEPSDYRVGDLVKLDVKVAGETVDALSIIVPESKAQTKGRDFVKAMKEIVPRQLFEVAIQASIGNKIIARETVKSMGKNVTAKCYGGDITRKRKLLEKQKEGKKRMKAIGKVNLPQEAFLSVLKID is encoded by the coding sequence ATGAAAAACATTAGAAACTTTAGCATCATAGCTCACATCGACCACGGCAAAAGCACACTTGCTGATCGCCTCATTCAGGAGTGTGGCGCCGTAAGTGACCGTGAGATGAGTTCGCAAATCATGGACACGATGGACATCGAAAAAGAGCGTGGCATCACGATCAAAGCCCAGTCTGTTCGCCTAAACTACGCACTAAATGGGCAAAATTTTGTTTTAAATTTGATAGACACCCCAGGACACGTCGATTTTAGCTACGAGGTAAGCCGTAGTCTAGCTAGTTGCGAGGGCGCACTGCTTGTCGTGGATGCTAGCCAGGGCGTGGAGGCGCAAACCATCGCAAACGTCTATATCGCGCTAGAAAACAACTTAGAGATCATTCCAGTGATAAATAAGATTGACCTACCTGCGGCTGACCCTGCTAGGGTAAAAGACGAGATCGAGCACATCATCGGACTTGACTGCTCAGGGGCTATCGAAGTGAGTGCAAAAACAGGCGTTGGCATAAAAGAGCTGCTTGAAGCGATCATCACGAGGATCCCTGCGCCAAATGGTGATGCAAATAAGCCAACAAAGGCGCTAATTTATGATAGTTGGTTTGACAACTACCTTGGCGCGCTTGCACTTGTGCGTGTTTATGATGGTGAAATTTCAAAAAATGATGAAATTTTAGTTATGGGCACAGGTAAAAAACACATCGTGCTTGACCTTATGTATCCAAATCCTATCGCACCGATCAAGACCAAAACGCTTAGCGCTGGCGAAGTTGGTATCGTAGTTTTAGGACTTAAAAATGTTAGCGACGTGCAAGTTGGTGATACGATTACACAGGCTAGAAATCCGTTAAAAGAGCCAGTTGGTGGCTTTGAGAGGGCTAAGCCATTTGTTTTTGCGGGACTTTATCCGATAGAAACTGATAAATTTGAAGATTTGCGTGATGCGCTGGATAAACTAAAGCTAAATGATAGCTCCATTAGCTACGAGCCAGAGACCTCGGTCGCGCTTGGATTTGGCTTTAGGGTTGGCTTTTTAGGCCTTCTTCATATGGAGGTCGTCAAAGAGAGGCTGGAGCGTGAGTTTGACCTTGATCTCATTGCTACAGCGCCGACCGTGACTTACGAAGTCATCCAAACTGATGGGCTAAATTTAAAAATCCAAAACCCAAGCCAGCTACCACCAGTCAATAAAATAGACTCAATCCTTGAGCCATACGTGAAGGCTACTATCATCACGCCAAGCGAGTTTTTGGGCAACATCATCACGCTTTTAAACAACCGCCGTGGTATACAAACAAAGATGGACTACATCACGACTGACCGCGTTTTGCTTGAGTATGACATACCGATGAACGAGATCGTGATGGACTTTTACGATAAACTAAAATCAAGTACAAAAGGCTACGCAAGCTTTGATTATGAGCCTAGTGACTACCGAGTGGGCGATCTAGTAAAGCTTGACGTCAAAGTAGCTGGCGAGACGGTCGATGCACTCTCTATCATCGTGCCCGAGAGCAAGGCGCAGACAAAGGGTAGGGACTTTGTAAAGGCGATGAAAGAGATCGTGCCTCGTCAGCTCTTTGAAGTAGCGATACAAGCGAGTATCGGCAATAAAATAATCGCTCGTGAGACAGTGAAATCAATGGGTAAAAACGTCACAGCCAAGTGCTATGGTGGCGATATTACGCGTAAGAGAAAGTTGCTTGAAAAGCAAAAAGAGGGTAAGAAACGTATGAAGGCGATAGGAAAGGTGAATTTGCCGCAGGAGGCATTTTTATCCGTCCTAAAAATAGACTAA
- a CDS encoding 2-hydroxymuconate tautomerase family protein, translated as MPFVKICVTKEGDSPSVEQKEKMISGVTKLISEILGRSAQNTVVIIDEIDTNNYGIAGESVKNLRKKQNEQKEVKC; from the coding sequence ATGCCGTTTGTGAAAATTTGTGTGACAAAAGAGGGTGATAGCCCAAGTGTGGAGCAAAAAGAGAAGATGATAAGCGGAGTTACAAAGCTAATAAGCGAAATTTTAGGTAGAAGCGCTCAAAATACCGTTGTCATTATCGATGAGATTGATACGAATAACTACGGCATCGCAGGCGAGAGTGTGAAAAATCTTCGTAAAAAACAAAACGAGCAAAAGGAAGTAAAATGCTAA
- a CDS encoding YajG family lipoprotein, producing the protein MNKFKFLAIFGLFVLFLTGCAPSQSVVAFDPYKAAANQQNSGFEAYISAVHDNRKNKSTIATITDSKGTVKEYVVLQNDLATYFSDSLKKELMARGANVNGMGGVVVEIFINEFEANMSGYGTDNTKGNIKITLKIQKGDQSIVKNISNNQTKFELIPTGGAFKSFLTEIINDAIKRTAIAILNS; encoded by the coding sequence ATGAATAAATTTAAATTTTTAGCTATTTTTGGACTTTTTGTTTTATTTTTAACTGGTTGTGCACCAAGTCAAAGTGTTGTCGCATTTGATCCATATAAGGCTGCTGCGAACCAGCAAAATAGTGGCTTTGAGGCCTATATAAGCGCAGTGCATGATAACCGCAAAAATAAAAGTACCATTGCTACGATCACTGATAGCAAAGGCACAGTAAAAGAATATGTCGTGCTTCAAAACGATCTTGCTACTTATTTTAGCGATTCTCTCAAAAAAGAGCTTATGGCGCGCGGTGCAAATGTAAATGGTATGGGTGGCGTTGTAGTTGAAATTTTTATCAACGAATTTGAAGCAAATATGAGTGGATACGGTACTGATAACACAAAAGGCAATATTAAGATCACACTTAAGATCCAAAAAGGCGATCAAAGTATCGTTAAAAATATCTCAAATAATCAAACCAAATTTGAGTTAATTCCCACAGGTGGAGCATTTAAATCATTTTTGACTGAGATCATAAATGACGCTATCAAACGCACTGCAATTGCTATTTTAAATAGCTAA
- a CDS encoding ComF family protein — translation MFCAFCKSFTLNTFCKICSQILIEPSPIVRELEGFKIYSFYGYSEIKELIHSKHQMHGYFIYKNLAKFAFNQFFKSFSFPEQIYALPIDDRVHHGYSHTAILANALRAKNLKPIFHALHATSKISYSGKYLQFRQNNPRNFKILKKITVPVILVDDIVTTGTTILEAKNTLEKAGVKVLFALVLADAKY, via the coding sequence ATGTTTTGTGCGTTTTGCAAGAGCTTTACGCTAAATACGTTTTGTAAAATTTGCTCACAAATTTTAATCGAGCCAAGCCCGATAGTAAGAGAACTAGAGGGCTTTAAAATTTATAGCTTTTACGGCTACTCTGAAATAAAAGAACTCATCCACTCCAAGCACCAAATGCACGGATATTTTATATATAAAAACTTAGCCAAATTTGCATTTAATCAATTTTTTAAAAGCTTTAGCTTTCCGGAGCAAATTTACGCCTTGCCGATAGATGATAGAGTGCATCATGGCTACTCGCACACGGCTATTTTGGCAAATGCACTAAGGGCTAAAAATCTAAAGCCCATATTTCACGCACTGCATGCGACCAGTAAGATTAGCTATAGTGGCAAGTATTTGCAATTTAGGCAAAATAACCCAAGAAATTTTAAAATCCTAAAAAAGATCACTGTGCCAGTTATTTTAGTAGACGATATCGTAACCACTGGCACTACGATACTTGAGGCTAAAAACACTCTAGAAAAAGCTGGCGTAAAAGTACTTTTTGCTCTAGTTTTAGCTGACGCTAAATATTAA
- a CDS encoding YggS family pyridoxal phosphate-dependent enzyme, translating to MMIVLKELLEKIENLSKDVTLIAVSKNVTCTEVRELYAQGQRNFGENRVQELAKKELELQNFTDIKWHMIGRLQNNKINQMISLKPTLWQSCDSFERAIEVNKRLSYKLDTLLQINSADEDTKQGVSVANAAEIYERIQSECKNINLKGVMSIGAHVDEPKEIQKSFELTYKIFDSLKPKGATICSMGMSNDFELAIKCGSNMIRLGTMLYL from the coding sequence ATGATGATAGTTTTAAAAGAGCTACTTGAAAAAATCGAAAATTTAAGCAAAGATGTGACGCTCATCGCCGTTAGCAAAAATGTGACATGCACTGAAGTAAGAGAGCTTTATGCGCAGGGGCAAAGAAATTTTGGTGAAAATAGAGTCCAAGAGCTAGCCAAAAAAGAGCTAGAACTGCAAAATTTTACTGATATAAAATGGCATATGATCGGCCGATTGCAAAATAACAAAATAAATCAGATGATAAGTCTAAAGCCAACACTTTGGCAAAGCTGCGATAGCTTTGAAAGAGCTATAGAGGTCAATAAAAGGCTTAGCTATAAGCTAGATACCTTGCTTCAGATAAACTCAGCTGATGAAGATACAAAGCAAGGTGTAAGCGTAGCAAATGCGGCAGAAATTTATGAGCGCATCCAAAGTGAGTGCAAAAATATCAATCTAAAAGGCGTGATGAGTATCGGAGCGCATGTGGATGAGCCAAAAGAGATTCAAAAGAGTTTTGAACTAACTTATAAAATTTTTGATAGCCTAAAGCCAAAAGGCGCAACTATCTGCTCAATGGGCATGAGTAACGACTTCGAGCTAGCGATAAAATGTGGCTCAAATATGATTCGCCTTGGCACTATGCTTTATTTGTAA